The Methanocella arvoryzae MRE50 genome includes a region encoding these proteins:
- a CDS encoding HAD family hydrolase: MAGIEAVTFDLWFTLIAHDHLYDDRLRAARTAGIRDALEAEGISVTDDAITRAYATSEGYLQQRWSRNLDVDTPEQVEILLKCIGIKPTPELVNAVDKPYSDAILHVEPDLVDGAEEVLDSLNSTGVKLGLISNTGRTPGRSMRKIMDRLGILRYFKVTTFSNEAGYLKPDGRIFASTLDLLRTVPEKAVHVGDHPMLDVQGSKEFGMKCIHFTRYAPAIKAPHAPDRAVETLRQIPEAISHLDR, encoded by the coding sequence ATGGCCGGCATAGAGGCAGTTACTTTCGATCTCTGGTTCACCCTTATAGCCCACGATCACCTGTACGACGACCGGTTACGCGCCGCCCGCACGGCAGGCATCAGGGACGCGCTGGAAGCAGAAGGCATCTCAGTGACGGATGATGCGATTACCCGGGCATACGCCACCTCCGAAGGCTACCTGCAGCAGCGGTGGTCCCGGAACCTTGACGTCGACACCCCGGAACAGGTAGAGATTCTACTGAAATGCATCGGCATCAAGCCGACACCTGAGCTGGTCAATGCCGTCGATAAGCCGTATTCGGACGCAATCCTGCATGTCGAGCCGGACCTCGTCGACGGTGCAGAGGAAGTCCTGGACTCGCTGAACAGCACCGGAGTGAAGCTCGGGCTGATCTCCAACACTGGCCGAACCCCTGGCAGGTCTATGCGGAAGATTATGGACCGCCTTGGTATCCTGCGCTACTTCAAGGTGACCACGTTCTCCAACGAGGCAGGCTACCTCAAACCCGACGGGCGCATTTTCGCCTCCACGCTCGACCTGCTGCGGACAGTGCCGGAGAAAGCCGTCCACGTAGGCGATCACCCCATGCTAGACGTGCAGGGCTCGAAAGAGTTCGGCATGAAGTGCATCCATTTCACCCGATACGCCCCGGCTATCAAAGCCCCGCACGCCCCTGACCGGGCGGTGGAAACGCTGAGGCAGATTCCGGAAGCGATCTCTCATCTCGACCGGTGA
- a CDS encoding class I SAM-dependent methyltransferase: MEVSHLKAWKKEYSSVTWRGPYDIGPIRAAVPPGALVLDVGCGSGKIMAPLLRAGYNVVGMDVAREGLLMVREGERIEGDARHLPFKDSSFDAVVCYDVLQHLLEAERQMAVAEIKRVLAPGGRVFVEVFGREDMRYGGTAVEPHTFRRESGIIYHYFSEAELLELLEGLEPRVESRLTRRVFRGEEHVRHRLFAAGKRQK, from the coding sequence ATGGAAGTTTCGCATCTGAAGGCGTGGAAGAAGGAATACTCCAGCGTGACCTGGAGGGGCCCCTATGATATCGGCCCGATCAGGGCGGCGGTACCGCCGGGAGCCCTGGTGCTGGACGTGGGCTGCGGCAGCGGCAAGATCATGGCTCCGCTCCTGCGGGCCGGCTATAACGTAGTCGGCATGGACGTGGCGAGGGAGGGGCTCCTGATGGTCAGGGAGGGAGAGAGGATCGAGGGAGATGCCCGGCACCTGCCTTTTAAGGATAGCTCGTTCGACGCGGTGGTATGCTACGATGTCCTGCAGCACCTCCTCGAAGCCGAGAGGCAGATGGCCGTGGCAGAAATAAAAAGGGTGCTGGCGCCGGGCGGAAGGGTCTTCGTAGAGGTCTTCGGCAGGGAGGACATGAGGTACGGCGGCACTGCGGTCGAGCCCCATACGTTCAGACGGGAGAGCGGGATCATCTACCATTATTTCTCTGAAGCAGAGCTTCTCGAGCTGCTGGAAGGGCTGGAGCCCCGTGTGGAAAGTCGGCTGACGCGCAGGGTTTTCCGGGGAGAGGAGCACGTGCGGCACAGGCTGTTTGCGGCCGGAAAGAGGCAAAAATAA
- a CDS encoding GxxExxY protein yields the protein MDQRFVHYPIEKLNELTYATRGAAFKVYNKLGPGLLESIYTTCLIEELKHKGLSVESEVSLPVVYNEKSLDKQMRIDILVEKALIVEVKAVENLTALHHAQTLSYLKLSGLKLALLINFNTTDMKKSIIRIIN from the coding sequence ATGGATCAGAGATTTGTGCATTATCCCATTGAGAAACTCAATGAGCTGACGTATGCAACAAGGGGAGCTGCATTTAAAGTTTACAATAAACTAGGCCCGGGGTTGCTTGAAAGCATCTATACAACATGTTTAATTGAAGAACTAAAACACAAAGGTCTATCAGTAGAGTCCGAGGTGTCACTACCAGTCGTGTATAACGAGAAAAGTCTCGATAAGCAAATGAGAATCGACATTTTGGTAGAAAAAGCGTTGATCGTGGAAGTTAAAGCAGTAGAAAATCTAACAGCGTTACATCATGCTCAGACCCTTTCTTATTTAAAACTTAGCGGCTTAAAGCTGGCTCTACTTATTAACTTCAATACGACAGATATGAAGAAAAGCATAATCAGAATTATCAATTAG
- a CDS encoding HAD family hydrolase, producing the protein MTIDTVTFDVWNTLVVHEFYDDRLKNHRMKSIRDALREHGHSCTCEEIRIAYDYTEECLTRIWQTERDLSNDGHLALFLEGMGLDPDDDTMEIIREPYSCALLDFRPKLVDGAADIINTLKDQGYRLGLISNTGRTPGRTMREVLSEYGLAGCFTAMTFSDEVGHIKPGRQIYDRALKSLGSAPEKTVHIGDNPLLDVYGAKACGWKAILFTKYMASFEKYASKYYNANGRTAEPDYTVETLGQIVDALAALDSKNVE; encoded by the coding sequence ATGACGATCGATACAGTAACCTTCGACGTGTGGAACACTTTAGTGGTACACGAGTTCTACGACGACCGGCTGAAAAACCACCGCATGAAGAGCATCCGCGATGCACTGCGGGAGCACGGCCATTCTTGCACCTGCGAGGAGATCAGGATTGCCTACGACTACACTGAGGAGTGCCTGACAAGGATATGGCAGACAGAGAGGGACCTCAGCAACGACGGCCACCTCGCCCTATTCCTGGAAGGAATGGGCCTCGATCCTGACGACGACACCATGGAGATCATCCGGGAACCGTACTCCTGCGCCTTGCTCGACTTCCGCCCGAAGCTGGTGGACGGAGCAGCAGACATAATCAATACCCTGAAAGACCAGGGCTACAGGCTCGGGCTCATCTCCAACACCGGCCGCACCCCGGGGAGGACGATGAGGGAAGTGCTGAGCGAATACGGCCTCGCCGGCTGCTTCACGGCCATGACCTTCTCGGACGAAGTCGGCCACATCAAGCCCGGCCGGCAGATCTATGACAGGGCACTGAAAAGCCTGGGCTCTGCCCCGGAGAAGACCGTCCACATCGGAGATAACCCGCTGCTCGACGTGTACGGAGCAAAGGCCTGCGGCTGGAAGGCTATTCTCTTTACGAAGTACATGGCCAGCTTCGAGAAGTACGCCTCCAAATATTACAACGCCAACGGCCGCACGGCCGAGCCGGACTACACGGTCGAGACGCTCGGCCAGATAGTGGATGCGCTGGCCGCTCTCGATAGCAAGAACGTAGAGTAA
- a CDS encoding aldolase, producing the protein MWREIAYWGKKLDDAGLVSSRFGNISVRTKNGLLIKRSGVMLGNIQGPEDLVEVGLHPSDDEDDSIESLASTETPSHCAIYLSTNARAIIHAHPRFGIIESLLQKDEVKPLDSEGLPFLGTIPIIDGETGSQLLYDNVSRLFSTGKYKGALNRGHGSFAIGGDLADCFNTTAMIEHSCFVKYHVDLAKK; encoded by the coding sequence ATGTGGCGAGAAATAGCCTACTGGGGTAAAAAGCTGGACGACGCGGGGCTGGTCAGCTCCCGGTTCGGCAACATCAGCGTGCGGACGAAAAACGGTCTGTTGATAAAGCGCAGCGGCGTCATGCTCGGGAACATCCAGGGACCTGAAGACCTCGTCGAAGTGGGCTTACACCCTTCGGATGACGAAGACGACTCCATAGAGTCGCTGGCATCCACCGAGACGCCCAGCCACTGTGCGATCTATTTATCTACGAACGCCAGAGCGATCATCCACGCCCACCCGAGGTTCGGCATCATAGAGTCGCTATTGCAGAAGGACGAGGTCAAGCCGCTGGACAGTGAAGGCCTGCCTTTCCTGGGCACCATACCCATCATCGACGGCGAGACCGGCTCACAGCTACTGTATGACAACGTCTCCAGGCTCTTCTCCACGGGCAAGTACAAGGGCGCCCTCAACCGGGGCCACGGCTCCTTCGCGATAGGCGGAGACCTGGCGGACTGCTTCAACACCACGGCCATGATCGAGCACAGCTGCTTCGTGAAGTACCACGTGGATCTGGCGAAGAAATAA